The Streptomyces sp. NBC_00483 genome contains the following window.
CCGTCCCGAAGGCGTACGTCGTGCTCGCCGAGGGATTCGAACCGGGCCCGGACGCCGCCGAGTTGCTCTTCGAGCACTCCCGCGCGGTCCTCGCCCCGTACAAGCGCGTGCGCCGCATCGAGTTCGCCGAGCTGCCCAAGACGGTCTCCGGGAAGATCCGCCGCATCGAGCTGCGCGAGGCCACCGCCAAGGGCTCCGTCGCCGAGTACCGCGAGGAGGACTTCAAGTGAGCGCCGCATCAGGGGAGTTGTCGTACGAGTTGTCGTACACGCACGGGACCAGCGAGGCGCCGCTCCTCGGTGACACCGTCGGCCGCAACCTGCGGCGGGCCGTCGAGGCCTGGCCCGACAATGAGGCGCTGGTCGACATGGCCGACGGGCGCCGCTGGACGTACGCCCAATTCGGCGACGATGTAGGGCGGTTGGCGCGCGGGCTGATGGCCCGGGGGATCGCCAAGGGGGACCGTGTCGGCATCTGGGCGGTCAACTGCGCCGAGTGGGTGCTCGTGCAGTACGCGACCGCGCGGATCGGCGCGATCATGGTGAACATCAACCCCGCCTACCGGGCACACGAGTTGGCGTTCGTGCTCAAGCAGTCGGGTGTCTCGCTCCTTGTCTCGTCGACCGAGCACAAGGGCACGGACTATCGCGAACTGGTACGGCAAGTGGCGCCCGAATGCCCGCAGGTGCGCGAGCAGGTCTTCATCGGAACGGACAGCTGGGACGCCCTGGTGGCGGCAGCGGACGGCGTCACGGATGACCAACTGGCGGTGCGGGAAGCCGAGTTGTCCTGCGACGATCCGGTCAACCTCCAGTACACCTCCGGCACGACCGGCTTCCCGAAGGGCGCCACGCTCTCCCACCACAACATCCTCAACAACGGGTACTGGGTGGGGGAGACGGTCGGCTACACCGAGCAGGACCGGGTGTGTCTGCCCGTTCCCTTCTATCACTGCTTCGGCATGGTGATGGGGAACCTCGGCGCCACCTCGCACGGTGCGTGCATCGTCATCCCCGGCCCGTCCTTCGAGCCGACCGCCACCCTGCGCGCCGTGCAGCAGGAGCGGTGCACCTCGCTGTACGGCGTACCGACCATGTTCATCGCGGAGTTGAACCTGCCCGACTTCGCGACGTACGACCTGAGCAGTCTGCGTACGGGGATCATGGCGGGCTCCCCGTGCCCGGTCGAGGTGATGAAGCGGGTCGTCGCCGAGATGCACATGGCCGAGGTCTCCATCTGTTACGGCATGACCGAGACGTCCCCCGTCTCCTTGCAGACGCGCCGCGACGACGACCTGGAGCGCCGCACCGGCACCGTCGGCCGCGTCCTGCCGCACATCGAGGTCAAGGTGATCGACCCGGTCACCGGCGTCACGCTGCCGCGCGGCGAACCCGGTGAGCTGTGCACGCGCGGGTACAGCGTCATGCTCGGCTACTGGGACGAGCCGGAGAAGACCGCCGAGGTCATCGACGCCGGCCGGTGGATGCACACGGGCGACCTCGCGGTCATCCGCGAGGACGGCTACGGGCAGATCGTCGGGCGCATCAAGGACATGATCATCCGCGGCGGCGAGAACATCTCCCCGCGCGAGATCGAGGAGTTCCTCTACGGGCATCCGAAGATCGCCGACGTGCAGGTCGTGGGCGTGCCGCACGAGAAGTACGGCGAGGAGGTGCTCGCCTGTGTGATCCTGCGCGACCCCGTGGAGGCGCTGACCCTCGACGAAGTGCGCGCCTTCTGTCGCGACCGGCTCGCGCACTACAAAATCCCGAGCCGTCTGCGTCTTCTCGAACGGTTCCCGATGACCGTCAGCGGGAAGGTCCGGAAGGTGGAACTCCGAGAGGGGTACGGGGAGTTGTAGAACCGGCAACCGCAATAGGGGGGCTCACGGCTCCCTTCGCATGCACACCCTGGGCCACCGGTCCAGACCGTGCTCGGCCTCGGCCGCGCGGATCGCGCGCAGCCCCGGTGTGAGCTCGGCCCCGGAGAGCCGGCGGAAACCGAGGCGCTCGTAGTACGGGGCGTTCCACGGAACGTCGGCGAACGTGGTCAGGGTGAGGCCGGTCAGGCCCTGGTCGCGCGCGCAGTCGGCGGCGCACGCGATCAGGGTCTGACCCACGCCGCGGCGGGCGGCGTCCGGGTGCACGGTGACCTGCTCGATGTGGAAGGCGCCGTCGACGGCCTCGGCGACCAGGTAGGCGACCACGGTCCCGGTGTCCTCGGTCCCGGTGTCCTCGGCCGCGACCCAGGCGTGCCCCGCCCGCCGGAACCGCTCCAGTTCGGCAATCGTGGGTGGCGCGTCGTCGGCGATCGCGTCCATGCCGACCGTACGGAAGATCTCGCCCGCGGCCGTCTCGATCGCCTGGAGGCGGGGGAGGTCGGCGGGCTCGGCGCTACGAATGATCACCCGGAGAGTATGCCGAGGTGGGGGCGCCGGGTCACCGGAATTATGTGCCGGGTGCCTATGTGCGGCGCGCCTACGTGTCGTGCGTCTATGTATCGCGCGCCTACGTGCTTACGCCCCGCCCGCGATCAGCTCGTCCGCCGGGCTGTTCACCGGCTGCGGAACCCCGGCGAGGTCGAGGACGAACAGCGGGACGCCGAGGGCGTCGGCGCGGGTGCTGGCCTCGTCCGCGTAACCGGCCAGCGAGAAATAGGCGCAGGCCGCGGACTCCGTCATCGACTGCAGCCACAGGCACTCCACGTCGCGCAGCGTCGCGGGCCGCACCGACGGCTCGACCTGGACGACGACCCCGCGCGCCGCGAGCCCGATGCCGGAGGGCGGGCGCTGGTCGGCCCTGCGTACGTCGTCGTAGCCGAGCCAGCGCAGATACAGCGCCACGGCCGTCACGGCGTCGCGCGCGGTGCGGATGGCGACGGGCTGGAACGCGGGGCGCGGGGGCGCGGCCGTGCGCGGCAGCGGGATGTGGGCGGGCGCGGGCGCCTGGTCGTCGTGGACCGGGACGCGCAGCACCGAGCCGCAGGCGCAGCCCAGCTCCGGCCGGGGCCACCGGTCGTGCCGCCCGCACATGGGGCAGCGCAGCGTCACCCAGTCGTCGTCCCAGGTGCGCTCGGAGACGGGGACGGGAGCCGCGCCGCGCACCATCGGCGGCGCGACGGGCGCGCCACAGGCGCAGGGCAGGGCCTGGGGTGCGTACAGATGCTCGCGCCGGCAGGTGGGGCAGCGCAGGTGGGTGGGCTCGGCCATGGCAACTCCCCCTCGGTCCTGCCCCGGAAACGGATCGACGTCTGTCTCATCATCCACCTTGACGGCCTCCAAAGCGCCCCTCTACATTGCTTCCATATAGCAGAACCTAGTTTCCGCATCGTGAAAGTGATCGAGAGATCGATCGGGAAGCGAGCGCGGGACTAGGCGACGGAATTCAGAGCTCGCCGCGGGGCGCGACGGGAGCGCGAATCCGACAGCCACAGCCGTAGCCGTAGTTGTACAGCTGCACAGCCGTACACAGTCACAGCAGGAGTCGGGAGCACTCATGGCTCGAATGACCGCCGCCCGCGCGGCCGTTGAGATCCTCAAGCGCGAGGGCGTCAGCAATGCGTTCGGCGTGCCCGGTGCCGCCATCAACCCCTTCTACAAGGAGCTCAAGGAGAGCGGTGGCATCGACCACACGCTCGCCCGTCACGTCGAGGGCGCCTCGCACATGGCCGAGGGCTACACCCGGGCCAACCCGGGCAACATCGGTGTCTGCATCGGCACTTCGGGTCCCGCGGGGACCGACATGATCACCGGCCTGTACTCCGCCACGGGCGACTCGATCCCGATCCTGTGCATCACGGGTCAGGCGCCGAGTCACCTGCTGCACAAGGAGGACTTCCAGGCCGTCGACATCGCCTCGATCGCCAAGCCGGTCGCGAAGATGGCGGTGACGGTCCTGGAGGCCGCGCAGGTCCCGGGCATCTTCCAGCAGGCCTTCCACCTGATGCGTTCGGGCCGTCCGGGTCCGGTCCTCATCGACCTGCCGATCGACGTCCAGCAGACGGAGATCGAGTTCGACCCGGAGACGTACGAGCCGCTGCCGGTCTACAAGCCGGCCGCGAGCCGCGCGCAGATCGAGAAGGCGGTCAAGCTCCTCGTCGAGTCCGAGCGGCCGCTGATCGTCGCGGGCGGCGGCATCATCAACGCGGACGCGAGCGAGCTGCTCGTCGAGTTCGCCGAGGTCACCAACACGCCTGTCATTCCTACGCTGATGGGCTGGGGCACGATCCCCGACGACCACGAGCTGAACGCGGGCATGGTGGGCCAGCAGACCGGTCACCGGTACGGCAACGCCACGTTCCTGGAGTCGGACTTCGTCCTCGGTATCGGCAACCGGTGGGCCAACCGGCACACCGGGTACAAGCTCGACGTCTACCAGGGCGAGCGCAAGTTCGTGCACGTCGACATCGAGCCGACGCAGATCGGCAAGATCTTCGCGCCGGACTACGGGATCGCCTCCGACGCGAAGGTCGCGCTCGAGCTCTTCGTCGAGGTCGCGAAGGAGCTGAAGGCCGCGGGCAAGCTGCCGGACCGCTCCGCGTGGGTCGCCTCGCACCTGGAGCGCAAGTCCACGCTGCAGCGTCGTACGCACTTCGACGACATCCCCATGAAGCCGCAGCGCGTCTACGAGGAGATGAACAAGGCGTTCGGCAAGGACACGCGGTACGTGACGACCATCGGTCTGTCGCAGATCGCGGGCGCGCAGATGCTGCACGTCTACAAGCCGCGGCACTGGATCAACTGCGGCCAGGCGGGGCCGCTCGGCTGGACCATCCCGGCCGCGCTCGGCGTCTCCAAGGCCGACCCGGACACGCAGGTGGTCGCCCTCTCCGGCGACTACGACTTCCAGTTCATGATCGAGGAGCTGGCGGTCGGGGCGCAGCACCGCATCCCGTACGTCCATGTCCTGGTGAACAACGCCTACTTGGGCCTGATCCGCCAGGCTCAGATCGGCCTCGACATCAACTTCCAGGTCAACCTGGAGTTCGAGAACCAGAACAGCCCCGAGCTGGGTGTCTACGGTGTCGACCACGTCAAGGTGGCCGAGGGGCTCGGCTGCAAGGCGATCCGGGTGACGGACCCGAACGAGCTGGGTACGGCCTTCGAGCAGGCCAAGAAGATGGCCCAGGAGTTCCAGGTCCCGGTCGTCGTCGAGGCGATCCTGGAGCGGATCACGAACATCTCCATGAGCCCGACCGCGGACATCAGCGCGGTCAAGGAGTTCGAGGAGCTGGCCACGGAGCCGGGCCACGCACCGACGGCCATCCGGCCGCTGAAGGTCTGAGTCGTACGCCCCTGGGCGGGCCGCCGGTTCCACGCGAACCGGCGGCCCGCGCTTGGTTGTGCGGGTGGGTTTGTTGCGCGGGGCCGGGGGCTTCGCCGGGGTGGGCGCTTTACGTGATCGGTGTGCGGCACCGGGGCTTTGCCGGAGTGGACGCCTGCCGTCATCGATGCGCGGGGGCGGGGTTCTGGAGCCGTGCCGCGGTTGGCGTCTGTGGCGGTGGGTGCGTGACACCGGGGTTCTGGTCCTGTGCCGGGGTTGGCGTCTGCGTCGCCGGTGCGCTGCGCCGGCCCACGCTCCGGCTGCGCCGACACCCGCTCGTCTCCCACCCGCCCGCCCCCTCCGGGGAGGGCCGGATCCGTGTCGAGGTCGGCGGCGTTCCGTTGTGGTGCCCGGCACCGTGTGCGGCCTTGCCTAGCACCCTTCCACTCAAGGCGAAGCGCCGGCGCCACGCTTGACCTCAAGCAATCTTGAGGTTGGACGATCTCCTCAAGTGGTCCGCAAGAGGCGGAGCTTGGAGGGGAAGGGCAGGCCCATGGAGACGGCTACGGCTACGGCGATGGCGACGGCCGGCGAGTGGATCGAGAGGTACTCGCACTCGCTCACGTCCAGGAAGCCCGACGAACCGTTGGACGAACTGCGGCCGCTCGCCCCGCTGGTGCGCGACGCCAAGATCGTGGCGCTGGGAGCCGCCGCCCGGCAGACGCGCGAACTGGCCGACGTGGCACACCGCATCGTGCGGCTGCTGGTGGAGGAGGAGGGGTTCCGGAGTCTGGCCCTGGAGGGCGACGACCCCGGCCGGCTGGGCCTGGACGCCTACGTCGCCACCGGTGAAGGGGACCCGCGTGTTCTGCTGGCCGAGGCGCGGTCGTTCTTGCGGACCGCCGGGATCCTCGAACTCGTCCGCTGGATGCGGTCCTACAACGAGCGTCACCCGGGTGACCCGGTACGTTTCGCGCGGCCCCTCGTGGAACCGGTGCGCCACCCCACGCGACTCGACGGCCTGGCCGGACTGGAACGCGAACTCGCCGACGGTGCGGCCTGGTGGCAGCGGCACAGTGGCGACAAGGTCGTCTACTGGGGCGGCATGGCCCACACGGCCGTCGGCGACCCGCGCACCGTGTCCCCCTCCGAGCCCCCGCAGACGCACCGGAACATGGGTGGATACCTGCGTGAATTGCTGGGTGAGGACTACCGGTCCGTCGGGCTGACCATGGCGCAGGGGTCGCTTGCGCACGGTTCTCTTGCGCAGGCCCTGCCTGCTCCGAGCGCGGATTTCGTGGACAGTCTGCTTGGCAGCGCCGCCGGGAACCGGGCCGGGTACCTCCTGGATCTGGGCCTCCCGCGCCCCGCGCAGGTCCGCCGCTTCCTGGATGCCCCGACCCGTACGCGGTTGATCGGACCGTTCTACGACCCCCGTAATGATGAGGACCATCACCTGTCGGGTGGGTCGCTCGCGAGCTGGTTCGACGTCGTCGTTCATACGCAGGAGGTGACGCCTGCCCGGCTCCTGCCGTAAGTCCCTGCCGTAAGTCCCTGCCGTACGCAGGCGAAGAGCCCCGGATACGGACCGTCGTATCCGGGGCTCTGGTTCGGGATGCCGTGGGAGGGGGAGTTGTTGCCGTCCGACGGCGCGCGACTGGCGGAACATGCATGCGCGCCACCGGACGGAGATCGGGGAAACCGAAACCCCAACGGGCTTGCCCCGTAAGGGAATTGGCTGGGACCGCGGCGGCTGTCGTACGACGGTTCGCCCGTTCCCCTCCCTCAGGTCGAAAGGGGAGCGGAGGAACCATTACCACCGCACTGGCTCGTACGCTGCACAAGCCGCCGCGGTCCTCGTCCTCCCGTAGCCGTTCCCGTGGCCACCCCTCATCCGGGTCACGCGAACGCCACGGGCCATTGCGTACGGGGGAAGACCTCCCGCCAACCCTCGTACGCAGTCTGGGGGCCCAGCCCGAAGAGGTCAGTCCTCGCGCAGGGCGCGGACCGCCTCCTCCACGCGCTTGCCGTAGTCGGCGTCGGCGGCGTGGAAGTGGGCCAGGTTCTTCTCGACGATGTCGTCGCGCGAGACCTGGGAGAGGCCGCCCGCGATGTTCGCGACCAGGCGTCCCTTCTCGTCCTCCGACATCAGGCGGTACAGCTCGCCCGCCTGGAAGAAGTCGTCGTCCTTCGTGTGGGCCGGCGCCTCGTGCGTGCCCGTGTGGCCGTTGATCGCGAGCGGCGCGGCCAGCGGGCGGCCGGTCTCGGCGGGGCCGTCGAAGGAGTTCGGCTCGTAGTTCTTGTGGGCGCGGGCGTAGGCGTTCGTGGCCATGGCGCCGTCGCGGCCGTAGTTGTTCGCGGCCGTGGCCTTGGGGGAGTTGACCGCGAGCTGGGTGTGGTTGACGCCCAGGCGGTAGCGGTGCGCGTCCGCGTACGCGAACAGGCGGCCCTGCAGCATCTTGTCGGGGGAGGGGCCGATGCCCGGAACGAAGTTGTTCGGGGAGAAGGCGGCCTGCTCGACCTCGGCGAAGACGTTGTCGGGGTTGCGGTCCAGGACCAGGCGGCCCACGCGCTGCAGCGGGTAGTCCTTGTGCGGCCACACCTTGGTGAGGTCGAACGGGTTGAAGCGGTAGTCCGCCGCGTCGGCCGCCGGCATGAGCTGGACGTGCACGGTCCAGGACGGGTTGATGCCGCGCTCGATGGCCTGGAGCAGGTCCGTCTGGTGCGAGTTCGGGTCCTTGCCCGCGAGCTCGGCGCCCTGCTCGGCCGACAGGCTGCGGATGCCCTGGTTCGTCTTGAAGTGGTACTTGACGAAGAAGGCCTCGCCCTTGTCGTTCGTCCACTGGTAGGTGTGCGAACCGTAGCCGTTCATGTGGCGGTAGGACGCCGGGATGCCGCGGTCGCCCATCAGCCAGGTGATCTGGTGCGTGGCCTCGGGGGCGTGCGCCCAGAAGTCCCAGACGTTCTCCGGCTCCTGCTTGCCCGTGAACGGGTCGCGCTTCTGGGAGTGGATGAAGTCGGGGAACTTCAGCGGGTCCTTGATGAAGAAGACCGGGGTGTTGTTGCCGACGAGGTCGTAATTGCCCTCTTCGGTGTAGAACTTGAGCGCGAAGCCGCGCGGGTCACGGACGGCGTCCGCGCCACCGAGGTTGTCCGCCACGGTCGAGAAGCGCAGGAAGACCTCGGTGCGCTTGCCGACCGAGTTCAGGAAGTCGGCGTACGTGTAGTCGGTGACGTCGTCCGTCACCTCGAAGTAGCCATAGGCGCCGGAGCCACGGGCGTGCACCACGCGCTCCGGGATGCGCTCGCGGTTGAAGCGGGCGAGCTTCTCCAGGAGGTGCTGGTCCTGGAGCAGGAGCGGGCCACCGACGCCGGCGGTGGCGGAGTTCTGGTTGTCGGCGACGGGGGCGCCGGACTCGGTCGTAAGCACGCGCTTCGACATCGTGACCTTCCGTGCTGTGACTGCTGAGGTGTTCGGAGCGTAAGGACCTCTGAACAGCTACGTCAACAGTTTGTTGAAGTTATGGGTACGCGAATGTGGTTCCGGGCCGCGGCGGCGCCTGGGCGCGACAGGACAGGTGTCAGCGCCGCCACGGCCCGGAAGTCTTGGGCGTTACGCCACGTCGTTGCCCGACAGGCGCTCCACCGCGCGCAGCAGCGCCGAGTGGTCGAGGCCGCCGTCGCCCTGGGTGCGCAGCGAGGCGACCAGCTGGGCGACCGTGGCGCCGACGGGCAGCGCGGCACCGACATTGCGGGCGGCGTCGGTGACGATGCCCATGTCCTTGTGGTGCAGGTCGATGCGGAAGCCCGGCTTGAAGTCCCGGTTCAGGAAGTTGTCCTTCTTGCGGGTCAGCACGGTGGAGCCGGCGAGGCCGCCGTTCAGGACGTCCAGGGCCGCCTTCAGGTCGACGCCGGACTTCTCCAGGAAGACCACGGCCTCGGCGCACGCCTGGATGTTCACGGCGACGATCAGCTGGTTGGCGGCCTTCACGGTCTGGCCCGAGCCGTGCGGACCGCACAGCACGATGGTCTTGCCGAGCGCGTCGAGCAGCGGCTTGGCCTCGTCGAACTCGGCCTGCTCACCGCCGACCATGATGGACAGGACGGCCTCGATCGCGCCGGCCTCGCCACCGGAGACGGGGGCGTCCAGGACGCGAATTCCCTTGTCCTTGGCGGCCTTTGCGAGGTCGACCGAAGTCTGCGGGGTGATCGAGGACATGTCGACGAGCAGCGCGCCGCTCTTCGCGTTCTCCAGGATCCCGTCGGGACCGTAGGCGATCGCCTCGACCTGCGGGGAGGCCGGAACCATCGTCACGACGACATCGGCGTCCTTGACGGCCTCGGCGATCGACTTGGCGGCGGTGCCGCCCGCGGTCGTGAGACGGTCCAGCTTGTCCTGCTCCAGGGTGAAGCCCGTGACGTCGTAACCGGCCTTGATCAGGTTCTCCGACATGGGGGAGCCCATGATGCCGAGACCGATCCACGCGACCTTGGGGAGGTTGTTGCTCATGAGGGTTGCTCCTAAGG
Protein-coding sequences here:
- a CDS encoding erythromycin esterase family protein produces the protein METATATAMATAGEWIERYSHSLTSRKPDEPLDELRPLAPLVRDAKIVALGAAARQTRELADVAHRIVRLLVEEEGFRSLALEGDDPGRLGLDAYVATGEGDPRVLLAEARSFLRTAGILELVRWMRSYNERHPGDPVRFARPLVEPVRHPTRLDGLAGLERELADGAAWWQRHSGDKVVYWGGMAHTAVGDPRTVSPSEPPQTHRNMGGYLRELLGEDYRSVGLTMAQGSLAHGSLAQALPAPSADFVDSLLGSAAGNRAGYLLDLGLPRPAQVRRFLDAPTRTRLIGPFYDPRNDEDHHLSGGSLASWFDVVVHTQEVTPARLLP
- a CDS encoding 2-hydroxy-3-oxopropionate reductase, whose product is MSNNLPKVAWIGLGIMGSPMSENLIKAGYDVTGFTLEQDKLDRLTTAGGTAAKSIAEAVKDADVVVTMVPASPQVEAIAYGPDGILENAKSGALLVDMSSITPQTSVDLAKAAKDKGIRVLDAPVSGGEAGAIEAVLSIMVGGEQAEFDEAKPLLDALGKTIVLCGPHGSGQTVKAANQLIVAVNIQACAEAVVFLEKSGVDLKAALDVLNGGLAGSTVLTRKKDNFLNRDFKPGFRIDLHHKDMGIVTDAARNVGAALPVGATVAQLVASLRTQGDGGLDHSALLRAVERLSGNDVA
- a CDS encoding AMP-binding protein, with the protein product MSYELSYTHGTSEAPLLGDTVGRNLRRAVEAWPDNEALVDMADGRRWTYAQFGDDVGRLARGLMARGIAKGDRVGIWAVNCAEWVLVQYATARIGAIMVNINPAYRAHELAFVLKQSGVSLLVSSTEHKGTDYRELVRQVAPECPQVREQVFIGTDSWDALVAAADGVTDDQLAVREAELSCDDPVNLQYTSGTTGFPKGATLSHHNILNNGYWVGETVGYTEQDRVCLPVPFYHCFGMVMGNLGATSHGACIVIPGPSFEPTATLRAVQQERCTSLYGVPTMFIAELNLPDFATYDLSSLRTGIMAGSPCPVEVMKRVVAEMHMAEVSICYGMTETSPVSLQTRRDDDLERRTGTVGRVLPHIEVKVIDPVTGVTLPRGEPGELCTRGYSVMLGYWDEPEKTAEVIDAGRWMHTGDLAVIREDGYGQIVGRIKDMIIRGGENISPREIEEFLYGHPKIADVQVVGVPHEKYGEEVLACVILRDPVEALTLDEVRAFCRDRLAHYKIPSRLRLLERFPMTVSGKVRKVELREGYGEL
- a CDS encoding catalase, translating into MSKRVLTTESGAPVADNQNSATAGVGGPLLLQDQHLLEKLARFNRERIPERVVHARGSGAYGYFEVTDDVTDYTYADFLNSVGKRTEVFLRFSTVADNLGGADAVRDPRGFALKFYTEEGNYDLVGNNTPVFFIKDPLKFPDFIHSQKRDPFTGKQEPENVWDFWAHAPEATHQITWLMGDRGIPASYRHMNGYGSHTYQWTNDKGEAFFVKYHFKTNQGIRSLSAEQGAELAGKDPNSHQTDLLQAIERGINPSWTVHVQLMPAADAADYRFNPFDLTKVWPHKDYPLQRVGRLVLDRNPDNVFAEVEQAAFSPNNFVPGIGPSPDKMLQGRLFAYADAHRYRLGVNHTQLAVNSPKATAANNYGRDGAMATNAYARAHKNYEPNSFDGPAETGRPLAAPLAINGHTGTHEAPAHTKDDDFFQAGELYRLMSEDEKGRLVANIAGGLSQVSRDDIVEKNLAHFHAADADYGKRVEEAVRALRED
- the gcl gene encoding glyoxylate carboligase; translation: MARMTAARAAVEILKREGVSNAFGVPGAAINPFYKELKESGGIDHTLARHVEGASHMAEGYTRANPGNIGVCIGTSGPAGTDMITGLYSATGDSIPILCITGQAPSHLLHKEDFQAVDIASIAKPVAKMAVTVLEAAQVPGIFQQAFHLMRSGRPGPVLIDLPIDVQQTEIEFDPETYEPLPVYKPAASRAQIEKAVKLLVESERPLIVAGGGIINADASELLVEFAEVTNTPVIPTLMGWGTIPDDHELNAGMVGQQTGHRYGNATFLESDFVLGIGNRWANRHTGYKLDVYQGERKFVHVDIEPTQIGKIFAPDYGIASDAKVALELFVEVAKELKAAGKLPDRSAWVASHLERKSTLQRRTHFDDIPMKPQRVYEEMNKAFGKDTRYVTTIGLSQIAGAQMLHVYKPRHWINCGQAGPLGWTIPAALGVSKADPDTQVVALSGDYDFQFMIEELAVGAQHRIPYVHVLVNNAYLGLIRQAQIGLDINFQVNLEFENQNSPELGVYGVDHVKVAEGLGCKAIRVTDPNELGTAFEQAKKMAQEFQVPVVVEAILERITNISMSPTADISAVKEFEELATEPGHAPTAIRPLKV
- a CDS encoding GNAT family N-acetyltransferase; amino-acid sequence: MIIRSAEPADLPRLQAIETAAGEIFRTVGMDAIADDAPPTIAELERFRRAGHAWVAAEDTGTEDTGTVVAYLVAEAVDGAFHIEQVTVHPDAARRGVGQTLIACAADCARDQGLTGLTLTTFADVPWNAPYYERLGFRRLSGAELTPGLRAIRAAEAEHGLDRWPRVCMRREP